The sequence TTGAGATGGGCATTAAGTAATGGTTTCGTTGGAAGATGGCAAGTCCTTTCTTTCACTCTAGCTACTGGGATTTGGACTGGAGGGAGTTCGTATCAATAAATAACAGGGAGTGGGGGAGTGGGAGAGGGGGAGATGGGGGAAGTAAGTAGTAAACAATCAATTACTAACCACTAACCACTAACCACTAACCACTAACCACTAACCAATACATTAAGAATCTTCACAATTTTGATAACGCGATCGCTTTTCTATAGGAGAATAAAAAATACTATCAAAAAATAACTTTGGTAAATTTTTTAAGCAACAAAACGCGTAAAAACCCTGGCATTCGCAGTTGATGCATTCAGTTCTTTAAATATTGATAAGTTAGTCTTTAGAAATGAGCAAATGATTGCTCTTAATATCTTTTTCTGAGATTAACTTAGAAAATTGCGTGTCTGGTGAAGCGCAATAAAATCGGAGGGATAAATATGGCAATCCGCAATAATAATTCCGACACTAATTTGTGGCAAAAAATACAACAAGATTCCGTTAGTTGGGGAGCTTTAATACTTTGGGTTAGTGGGTTGTTAGTGATGTTAGCTTTGGTTACAATGTTTGCTTACGCTTAACTTTAGAAAGGTTCAAGTTTCTGTTCTTTTGTGTGATGAACCTAAAATAGGGCGTCGCCGTCTTTAAAAACATAAACTAGAGATATGTGAACAGATAACAGCTTAAAACTTACGTAAGACTGTGAATTAACTCTCGGTCGGTAATGGGTATTAGGGACTGAGGACTGGAAGGGACAGGGGAAGAACTATAACAAGGCTCTTTCCCAATCACCAATCACCAATCACCAATCACCAATCACCAATCACCAATCACCAATTCCATCTGTGGTCGATTTCTAAAACCTGATTTTTGTCATAGCTTTAATTCACATCAGGCATAACTTATGAACATCAAAATTTTAGCCACAGTCTTAGTATTAGCTACCAGTAGCTTAGCTGTTTCTGTAAAAGCGCAAGAACCTGATACTGAAGTACCAGCAAAGTCATCAAATCAAGTTCTCAATGCCTGTGTTCAAAACCAAGCAGAGACTTTGCCAAACCCCTTTAGCGACGTGCCATCCAATCACTGGGCTTTTAAAGCAGTAATGACAATGCATTATTGCGGGGCATTTCGCCAAGCTACTCCACCTGCTTTATTTCAACAGTTGCAACCAAGTGAAAACCAACAGCAACCTCTGCCGAGACAACAATCTCAATAAACAGTGCTTAATAGTTACTAGGTGATGGGTATTAGTTAGTCGGCGAGAATAAATCAAAAAGTCCTTATTGGAGCGAGTTCACCGTGATGTAACTGGGATTACCGAGCATCATCGTGATTTGTTTAGCGCATTTTTGAGTAGATACGTTAATCAGGATAAGTTGTCATTGCAGGACGCTTTTAATGAGTATCCAGGGGCGGAACCGCTCTTATTGGAGGCATGGCGACGTCATTTAACTCGCAAGCAAGTAGGCGCGTCTGAAAGCAGGATGTCTGATTCACCCGATAAGCGAGTCTCCAATCAGCCAATAACCTCTAGTCAGATAGCCAATAAGGGCGAAAAGCTAGACGGGGATGTGGCGTGAATCCCCGCACCTTCACGTCGGGGAGGGTTCAATACAAACCTTTCATTAATTACGCCGTCCTACTTTGAGGTTGTCACAAACAAGTTTGACTTTTTTTATTCAGATAAATAATAACCCGTTGTCTTTTTAATGTGGTTCACAACTTTCTCATAGGACTCTGGGTTACTTACTGGGTTGATAATGATGGGAATAATGCCGTCTGGCAACCAAAAAGTTATCCTGCCATTCGGCGGTTCAAAACAAAAGGAACTGATGCAGTTGAGATTAATTACGTATTCATTTCTCTCGTAATATATTTTTACCCAGTAGTTATTTTCTAATCCAGCTTCCGTAACATTTTCTATATACTCCAGAATTTTTTGGTAGTCTTGTTGGTTACTTTGAGGATTAACGATAATTGGGATGGCACAATCGGGTAACCAAAACGTTACCCTACCGTTCTGCTCATAACAAAAGGCACTTACACGCTCAAAATTCACAACATATTCTCTCCTCTCGTAACTGATTTTCACCCAGTACGACACAAAATATCCTCACGTCCCATATTTATCAGGAGCATATTACTGTACAGCACTCTCTTAGGAGAGTATAGTGCTTTAACTACCTGAACGTTTTGCGTGATTTCTCTAGAATATGGCGATCGCATGTGAAAAAATCTAGGATACTGGCACTGGTGTATGTCTGTCAGAGGCAGATTGAGAATGAGCGATCGCAGCCTCTATAAATCCTTGAAATAAAGGATGGGGGACGCTGGGACGGGATTGGAATTCGGGATGGAATTGGCAAGCAAGAAAGAAAGGATGCTCAGACAATTCAATCATTTCCACTAAGCGTCCATCGGGGGATGTACCGCTAATTACATAGCCAGACTCTAAAAACAAGTTGCGGTAAGTGTTATTAAACTCATAGCGATGACGATGCCGTTCGTAAATCACTTCTTCTTCATAGAGACGCAATGCCAGAGTATTAGGCAGAAGGCGGCAAGGATATAAACCCAAACGCATTGTGCCGCCCAAATCTACTACATCCTGCTGTTCTGGTAACAGGTTAATCACTGGATTTTCAGTATGAGGTTCAAATTCGGCACTATTAGCATCCGTAAATCCCGCAACGTTTCTTGCCCATTCAATTACTGAGCATTGCATTCCCAAGCACAAACCAAGGAAGGGTGTTTGCTGAATGCGAGCGTATTTAATGGCTTCAATTTTGCCATCTACACCGCGAATACCAAAACCTCCCGGTACGACTACGCCATCGACACCATCCAAGTGATTTTCAATACCCTCAACTTCCAATTTTTCCGAGTCCACCCAACGCAGGTGTAGTTCGCTACTCATTGCAATCGCCGCATGGCGCAACGCTTCCACTACAGAAAGGTAGGCATCACTTAATTGTACGTATTTACCGACAATAGCAATTTCTACACGATGTTTGGGGCTATACAGCCTTTCCACTAAAGTTTGCCACTGATTCAAATTCGGTTGGCGTTGCTCCATATTCAGCAACTCTAGCGTTTGCTGTGCCAGTCCTTCCCGTTCTAAAATCAGCGGTACTTCATAAATGCTCTTGGCATCAATCGCAGGAATTACACATCCCACAGGCACATCGCAAAACTCAGACAATTTCTGTCTTAATCCGGTTGGTAGGTGGCGATCGCACCGACACACTAAAATATCTGGTTGAATGCCAATCGAACGCAGTTCTTTGACAGAATGCTGCGTCGGCTTAGTTTTCATCTCACCTGCCGAAGCAATCCACGGTATCAAAGTTACGTGCAAGTACAACACGTTTTGCCGTCCCACATCCTTGCGGAATTGGCGAATTGCTTCCAAAAACGGTAGTGATTCTATATCTCCCACCGTACCGCCAATTTCTGTAATTACCACATAAGGATTAGTATCTTTGGCAACTCTGGCAATTCTGTCTTTAATTTCATTGGTAATGTGGGGAATCACCTGTACTGTGCCGCCATTATAATCGCCACGCCGCTCTCGATTAATGACTGCTTGGTAGATCGAGCCAGTAGTAACACTGTTGAGACGGGACATTGAGGTATCAGTAAAGCGCTCGTAATGCCCCAAGTCCAAGTCCGTCTCCGCACCATCCTGGGTAACAAATACTTCACCATGCTGAAACGGACTCATCGTTCCTGGATCAACATTAATATAAGGATCGAGTTTGAGAATTGACACCGAATAATCTCGGGATTTAAGCAAACGTCCTAGACTTGCTGCTACAATGCCTTTGCCGATACTGGAAACTACACCGCCGGTAACAAATACAAACTTAGTCATAATTTGTAATTTTTAGTAACTTCTCCGAATACACCCCGTCATTCTGACACAGTAATTGTTGTGAATCTTAATGAATTTTGGCGTGAAAACACTTTTAGGAATTTTAATATTATTAGGTTTTCTAGTCGCTTCCTCCGTAGTAGTTGTGGCACAAGAACAATCTCTCAAGGTTGTTTATCCCCCTCCAAATCACCAAACCACGGCCGATCAAATTTTTTTCATCGGCACAGCCCCACCAACCGGACAGGTTTTAATCAATGGTAAGCTAATTACCCGCAGTAAGTCTGGTCATTTTGCCCCTAGTATACCTTTGCAGTTGGGAGAAAATAATTTTACTGTCAACTACCAAAATCAAGCAGTTCAAATTCAGGTGAAAAGGCTTGCCACCGAACCTGAACTACCGCAGGGATTAGCCTTTGCCAAAGATTCCCTGACTCCAACAGTTGATATTGCCAGACTCCCAGGAGAACTGATTTGTTTTAGTGCGATCGCCCCTCCCTACGCCAGTGTATCTGTGAAGTTGGGCAATCAAACAATTCCCCTTTCGCCCCAACCCCAGCAAGCACAACTGCCAGGTAACTTGGCAGCGCTGACAGGACGAAATCAACCTACTGCTCATCATAGTGCTAGCAAGTACGAGGGTTGCACTACTGCGGACGATACTAAAGAAGTGGATTTGGGTAAACCTCAGTTTCAACTTACGCTCAATGACAAGACAATTACTCAAGAAGGACAGGGAAAAATCACCATCCTCTCACCTGCAAAACTGCAAGTTGTGGAAGTAACAGCCAACGCTGGTGTTGCCCGCACTGGCCCCAGCACAGATTATTCTCGACTGACGCCCCTACCCAAAGGTACGCGCGCAGCAGTCACAGCTAGGGAAGGAGAATGGTTGCGCTTGGACTACGGCGGTTGGATTAATAGTAAAGAAACAACTATTATACCAGGGGCAATTCCCCCACGCTCCATCATTCGCAGTGTTGGTTATCGCCCACTTCCGAACGCGATAGAGATGGTTTTTCCTCTGCAAGTTCCTGTTCCGGTGAGTGTAAAACAAAGCAATAGCACTTTCACTGTCACTCTCTACAATACCACCGCCCAAACAGATATTATTCGTTTGGATGATAACCCCTTGATTTCTCGCCTAGATTGGCAGCAGGTGACACCAGAGCAAGTGCAATACAGCTTTAACCTCAAAAAAGACCAACAGTGGGGATATCATCTGAAATACAACGGTACAAGCTTGGTTTTGAGTTTGCGTAAACCACCCGTACTTCCGCGTAGCAAACAAAAACCGTTAACTGACATCAAAATCCTTCTCGATCCAGGACATGGCGGTAAAGAATCTGGTGCTAGAGGCCCGACTGGATATTTAGAAAAAGATGTCAACTTGAAAGTATCTAAATTAGTGCGGGACGAGTTGAACAAGCGAGGCGCGACAGTAGTGATGACGCGGGAAGACGATAAAGAAGTATCGCTTCCCGAACGCCAAGCAATCATTGATCGAGAACAACCCGCCATTGCTATTTCCATCCATTACAACTCCCTCCCCGATGATGGTGATGCTGAAAATACCAAAGGGGTGGGAACGTTTTGGTATCATCCCCAAGCGCACAGCCTAGCTGTATTTATGCATAACTCTTTGGTGAAAAAGCTCAAACGACCTTCTTATGGGGTGTTTTGGAATAACCTGGCACTGACACGTCCGGCGAGTGCGCCATCAGTACTGCTGGAGTTGGGTTTTATGATTAACCCAGATGAATTTGAGTGGGTGACGAATGAGAAAGAACAGAAGAAATTAGCAAGGGCGATCGCAGACGGAATTGTAGAGTGGTTCAAGAAGGTTCAATAAATCATCTTTTCTATCTTGAAAATAGGGGAAAGGGGAAAGGTTAAGGGGGAAAGGAGAGATTTATTTTCATCCGTTTGGTGTGTGATGAAATCGCATGGGCGTCTGACTTGAAAGTAACCTCACCCCGTCCTACCACCGGACACCCCTGGGGGGTGAGGTTTTTTCATCGCGACTGCCATCAAAGCAAATTTAGACTCTGGAATTGAAATTAGCGATCGCCTGATTCATTCAGTACATCATTTGCTACACAACCCGCGCAAAGTATTTAAAACGACACTATTAACAGCCAATATTCGCGCCTAAAGCACGCCAAGTGTTAATACCGACAATCCCATCCACAACTAGATTATGCTTGCTTTGAAAGTCTTTGACTGCTTGTTGAGTTTGAGAACCAAAATTAGCATCAAAAGCTATGTTGTATCCATAACGGAGAATCAAAATCTGTTGTAGAAATCTTACTCCTTCACTTACTTGACCTATAGCTAGAGTCGGTAGATTCTGTAAAAGTCTCGTTTCAGTGGGAGCAGCAGCAGCGTCACCTCTAGCTTCAATTTGTTGTGGCATAGTCTGCACCTCTATGACTTTGTTTGAAAGTAAGAACATTCAGTTTGTAACCTAGTTACAACTGTAGTTTTGATGCTAAATAAAATTATTTTCTCCCCTTACAATCTGGATAATAGAGTCTGGTATTGAAAACTTAACATCGGATTTTAATTGTTGAGCAAAAATTGTGTACCCATGTAGATTATTGGTGAGTACACCGCGATCGCCAATTATGTTGAATCTACTAGTTTGCCATAAAGATTTTGACAGGTTAATGGGCAATACAGTTGGTGCTAGTACTCTTAGTGTCTTAGTGTCTTGGTGGTTTCAAGATGATCTTTTTCACCACAAAGACACCAAGACACCAAGACAAACCTATCAAAATCAATTTGGTTGAGTACTACAAGTATAGATGTGCGATCGCCTGCGTCAGCTAGGGCTTAATCAGTTGAAGGGAGATATAGAAGTAAAACATCGTACTTATCAAACATTACAAAATGTCAGCGATCAAATTACAACATTTATTAAAAAGGAACAGTTACGCCGAGCGAGAACGTGTGAATTTGGCGTGCTTCAGATGTAAGCGGTTGTGTCAACCGATAACCTGCTTCAATGCTCAGGGGGAAGACACCGGGATTGTTGGGGATCAAGAACTCAACGCCACCACCGAGCTGCAAGACATAACTCCCGTAAATGTCGGTCGTTTCGTCTGGTCTTGGTTCGCGAAGTAAAAAACGCCCTGCACCAAACCCTGTTTCAATGCGCCCGAACAGACCGCCGAATCGCTCCGCCCCAAGGCTACCTCCTAAGGTCGTTCGACCCTGAACCCCAATCATCGCACTGGCGAATTCGTATGGCTTTGTCCTTGACTGTGGTGACTTTAAATTCACGACCTCAGCTATTGTCCCAGCATAATTCCAATCACCTCCGGCGGTCAAGCGGAAGTGTCCCGCCGCAAGCTCTGCAAGGATACGGCGATATGTCAAGAACGCCATAAAAGTTTGGTCATTGAACGCATACTGAAATGACAACTGGTTGCGCCCCTTTCCCATGCAGTAGGCTGACGCCATTTCCGCACGGTAGTGCGTGTCGTCTCCGGGAATACCGCAATTGTGTCCAAGCTCGTGCATTAGCGTCTCAGCGAGCCCACGCGTGCCTTGATTATACCCGGATTGGCTGTAAGCGATGTTTTGACCATTGATATCACCACGAGCAAGCTCGTCACTCGACGGATTCATCAGTTTCCATATTTGCGCCCTATTAAAAATTTGTTGTAATATGTTTGGGGATGCGTTAGGGCATCGGCGTTGAAAGAATTCATGGCACGCCGAAAATTTCTTTGGATTGGTAGCTACTTCCCGCACCATCTCGATCGCTTCGTCAACCCGTGCGACATCTTTAGCCGGAACGACAGCTAGTGTAAAGGTTCCACCGCCTGGACGATTCCAATCTGTTGGCGGTGTTCCTGAGCCGCGTGCCATACGCTGTATAGCAGGTGTGGGTTGGTGGCTCTGTTGCACTACGTGCGTTAATTCGTGCGCCAATAGCCTCTGTCCTGTGGGCGTTCCTGGCGCATATTGTCCGGTTCCAAAGACGATATTTTGACCGAGCGTATAGGCTCGAGCATCCACTGCATGTGCCGATTCTACTGCTTTGGCATCTGTATGTACCCGTACCGAACTGAAGTCATGTCCAAAGCGGGATTCCATGAAGGAACGGGTTTCGGGGTCGAGGGAATAACCGGGAGAGTAGAGGACTTCGTGCACGATGGGCGGTACTTGAGAAGATTCTTGATTTTGACTTGAAGGGGTAACTGGATTGGCGATCGCCTTCGTCTGAATCGTCTCCTCTTCTTCCTCAGGTTCAACCTGCCGTTGAATCGCTGGTTCTGGCATCTGCATAACTTCGTCAGCAATGCGATCGGCTTCCTGCTCATATTGATCTCCCGGTTCGCCGATCTTGAGCTTGGTTTGAATCCCCAGTTCTTCCTTACAACGCGGACAACCTCCACCGCAGGCGCATTGGCGTTGCAGCAGTGGTATCCCTGTCGAAAGGGGGGAGGGATTGTGCGATCGCAGAGTCGGTGCAGATTTTGCCTTGACGAATTTCTGCTTAGTGGAATTGTTAGTGGGTTGTTTGGTGCCAAGGGTTCTCATAATTTTAACCTACTGGCGTGACTGGGCTAATTTGGTGCATAAATAAACTATTGTGGGGTAGGCTAGACAGCCCGCCCAGAACAGGCAAGATGCCTGTTTCACAAGAAAACCATAATGCACTTTTTTAAGGCAGTCACGCCACTACAAATGAGTGATTATTGTGCTTTATGGGTTAGAGGAAGGTACTAACTCTGGACAGAAGTCTGCTTTTGTTCCAACACAATCTCCTTTTTCGATCAAGTATTTTTCTATCTCGGTTTTGTATTGATTTATTAAGCTTTTATGCTTGTTTGCCAAGCGTTCAAAATCTGCCAATGGCATACCGACCTTTCCAGTAAATCGAGGCACGGGATGCTCTCTCAAGTACTGAAGAATATCTAACACATGGCTCCCTTCGTGAAATCCTAGGCTCGTTCTACCGGTTTTTATATCCTCGGCTGTTGTTCCTCTTCCATATGCTGAAGGGGCATCAGGAGAAGTATCAGGTCTGTAATTTGTTTGAATCCAGACTTCATGCTTGTACTGAAAAGATGCTATCCGACCCCCTTTAGATATCCAAGTGATCTCGTCGGGCAATTTGTATTTTGTTTTAGCAGCACCTGTTAGTGTTGAGTCTGTTGTATCTGGCTTTATAGTTACGGTTAGAGCGCCAATATTATAAACAAATGGAGGTGAACCTAGGTTAATGCCTAGGGCAATTTCTAAGCTTGTCTGGTTGGCAAGCAGATTGTTAATATACGCTTTGACCGCTACATCGGCTACGCGATCGCGATACTTAATGAGTTGATTTCTGGGCAATGCTTTGAGACGAGCAATAATCTCTGCATCGGATAAATCTCTTTCTGTAATTGTGAAGGTATCAAAACGATAATTAGTTTGTCCGATTGTAGAAAATGTGTTGAAGAAGTCCCTTCGTTGAATACGGGGTTCTGGTATCTGCATAATTTGGTCGGCAATGCGATCGCTCGGTTGGTCGATTTTGAGTTTGGTTTGAATCAGAGAAGATTCTTGGCAACGAGGACAACCGCCGCCACAAGCGCAACTGGATTGGCGCTGCAATGCCATACTGGCTGAAGACCTAGGTTGATCGGGCATCCGCAGCAGGGGAATAGATTTGGTAGTTTCCCTTTTTCTGTGGGAATCTTGTTTGATTGCAAGCGATCGCATAGTTTGATTACTCTTGAGGTTTACCGAAATGCCTTGTTGAATAGTTCGTCGAGTTTGCCAGGTAAACCTTTGATATTGGCTAAGTCAACGTTGATCATCACCTGGAAGCCTGGGGCAGTTTCGGCAGGTGTTGTTTTGGGTAAACGAGCTTGAGTAATTGCGAACCCACCTTCAGATGTTGGTGTAACTTCTGGCAACGGACTGACGGTTGAAACCGTGCCAGCGCTTAGACTAATTCCCTGGTAGATTTTCAACTTGAACATCCCGCCTGTGGGTTGCAAGTCCTTGGTGGCTAGGTCATACTCAAACTTCAAATCAAAAGAGGCATCAAGGGGGGGGACTTTTGGATAGCGTTTTCGCAATAATTTTAGGTAGGGTGTCAATGTCAGGGTGGTGCTCAAGTCTAACGTTTTGTCATCTTTCGCCCCTGCTTCAGGTCGCTTGAATTTGAAACTTGATAAAGGCATGTAGGGAATCCAAGATAGGGGAGGCACTATCAGATTCTTGCCATCCATGAAATCTACTACCCTCTTTCTGCCTTGTTTATCGGCAGCGAAACCGGCTCCTAGCGTCCCTAAAGTCACCGCGCCAAAACCGATCGAGACTCCCTTTTCTGTGGGCGATAGGCTTTGCCATGTGTTCTTTAACTCCTTCGTCACCTGGGTTGTCACTTCTTTCTTGAGTTCCTTAAACTTTGGGTTTTTAGAGTCAAGACTATCAACGACAATATCTAAACCTTGCTGAAGTACTTTAGCAGCGTCGGTTTCCTCCTGCTTGGGTTGAGCTGCCTTTTCAGGATCTTCCTGGTTTTCCTCTCGCTGGAGGGTGTGAGGTTCACTTCGCTTGGTTTGCTGGACTGTGTGGACGAGTTCATGGGCTAATAATCTCTTGCCAGATAGTGTTTCCGGGGTGTATTGTCCCTCATCAAATACCACATTCTGTCCCAAGGTATAGGCTCTTGCATTGAGCATCCGTGCTGAGGCGATCGCAATTGGATCTGTATGTACCCGCACTTGGCTGAAATCTTTCCCCAAGCGGGATTCCATGAACAGCCTGGTCTGAGAATCTAGAGGAGATCCGGGCGATCGCAATACTTCATCCACAATCGACGGTGCTTGAGAGACTCCTGTTTGATGGGTGGGAGGCGCGATCGCCTGCCTCTGAACCATCTCCTCTTCTTCCTCTTCTTCCTCCTCAGTTTCCATCTGACGTTGAATAGTTGGCTCTGGCATTCGCATCACCTCGTCGGCAATGCGATCGGCTTCCTGCTCGTATTCATCTCCCGGTTCGCCGATTTTGAGCTTGGTTTGAATTGCAGCAGTTTCCTGGCAACGCGGACAACCACCACCGCAGGCACATCTGTTACTACTGCGTTGCAGTGTATTTTCCAAAAGCCCGCTGCGGCGCTGGATTAAAGGGCGACTAGCATTGTTCAGTCCGATCTTCGCCGCTGACTCTGGTTTGTTCTTTGTACTCAATGCCAAGTTCATAGTTACTCTCCTAGCTGGCTCTAGCTGGGATTTTCTGTTTCTGGCGGGGTAGATGTTTGCTCGCTTGCTTCCCGTTGTGAATCACGCGGCGGCTTGCAAGAACTTGCTGCTTCTCCCAGAATGATGCGGATGTAATCGACTTGCCCCAACTGAGGGCTGATTGGTCGTTTGTCAGCATGAAGGAGGAATCCGCGCCTGTCCAAAACATGAACAAACACAAAGTTTTGTTGAGTGCTAGCTGCACCTATAATGTTTGTTAGCTCATTGGCTCTGGCTTCGGAAGCGGTATAACTAAATAAGAAATGACCGTCCCGATCGGTACAGGCATAGCCCAATTGTTCAATCCACCTACCCCGCTGGTCATAAACAGCCACGGTTAGATTAGGCACACCCCTGAGTTTGCTATTCAAAACATGACCATGCAGAATCCAGGTATTTTCATCTGCTTTGGGAATATCTGTCTTGCTGCGCTGAATCTCTACTGATAAATTGCTCGTCAAGACTCGATTCGCCTCTATTTGCTGTGATAGCTCTAAAACGCGGGGATGATCTGCACCCAGTTTCTCACTCAGACGCGCCTGTTCCCGTACCAGGCTAGTAGCCTTAATGTTGCGGACTCTGTGCAACTGTTCCAAACCTTGAACACGCAAAGGGTCAGCACCGGACACACCTGATTCTAGTACTCGCGATACCTCGTCTAGCGGAATAAAATTATTTTCTCCCCTAATTGCCATAAAATCCTCCCTAACCTCGTCCAAAGCTACCCAATATGCTGGTGTAGCGTTCACAAATGTCTCTGCTGAAGAGTTCCAACAACACCGTGTTAGGTTGGTTCACCACCATATTTCCCCAACCACGGATCAGCAAGCAGTGGGTTGACTGATTATCTGTGGTCATATTCATTATCCCCAATGTAACCGCAGAGAATAGCGCATTGAGAATGCCTTCCTTAAAACGGTTATCACTAACCCGAACCGAGAACCCAAACAGTATTGCCTGGGACAGCACAAAATCATCAAGCAGGCTACAGTCACATTGGTTATTGTGAAAGCCTATATCATCCAAGCTCAAAATCAAGATTGACGATAAGGACAGACTCAAACCCGTCTCCAGCAAATCCAGGACACACTGATTGTTACTAAACAAAACATTGCCGTTAGCCAGGATTTGACCGAGGCGCAGATCATCCAGTCCCCTTTGAGGCATCATTACGGTATTATTACTCACTGTCGGTACATGAGTCATATACCCCAGTTGACCATTTCTGACAGCCAAGAAGGCTAGTAACTGTCCATAAAGCTCGTTGGACAAGCCCAGATTCAGGATTGCCACAGTAGAAGCGATAAACGACGGCGCTGGAGTTTTGAGAATCACGCCTCGGCTAGTAAATTGATTCCCCACCACTGAAACTGCCCCCAAAGCAGTGAGGGAAAGTGCCTGTCCCAAGGGTACGCTGACAATATTGTCATGCACTTTGATGGCTGGCATCCCATTCTGACCAGGTAAACCCTGTCGAAATAGGTCGACAGGAACGGTAGGAACAACACCAAACACAATATTAATCCCGCCGCGCCGTTCATCTTTGGCAGCATTTGCAGGTTGATTGTTCTTAGCACCGTTATTTAAAATCCGGTTGCGGGAGATTTCAATACCCTCGCCATGTAGAATAAAAATGCCGCATATCGGCTCCAAATGATTGAGACCGTTGTTTTCAATCACGTTATCCCAAATTACGAGGTATGATCCATCGGCTAGAGCAATACCGCCATAGCCCATGCTGTTAATCATGTTTTGGGGGATGTCTTCCAAGTCGCGGTGCAAGCATTGGCGAATCTCGTTGCCGACGATGGTGAGATAATCAACGGTGATAAACTCATCTTGGGCATCGAGATTGAAAAAATGAATGGCGCTAATGCCACTCAAGCCCATGTCGAAAATGCGGTTGCCCTCGATGTGGATGTCTCGTAGTGGTGCACCTGCGGAAAATTCGGGAGTGCGATCGCCTCGATCGGGAGGAATGTAAACGCTACCTGGTCTTTTTGGTCTACAGGGGTCGCCAACATCAATTGCCCAGGCGATAAATACACCGATGTCCTTGCCAGTTTGGTCACGGATGACAACGCTACCAAGGCTGATACCATGACCCATACCCCCCTGGATCAGATTATCGATCACCCGCACTCGCTCACTCCCACCGCCCAATTGCAAGCCACCAAGTCCGGCTGTGGCTTTTAGTGGTGTGCCTGCTACAAATGCTGCTAAAGATGGAGATGAAGTCGTTTGCTGCTCAGGTATAACATGAATCACGTTACCCTCGATTAACGAATCCTCACCCACGAAAAATATTGCAGGCCAGGAACTGGTAACATCTTTCATTTGAATGCGGCAGTCGCGGATAGTGATTAACTCGCCTACGTGGGTTTCAATGGCGCTGCGGGTGACAGCTTGGATGTGCAAATCGGCAAGGGTAATTTCCCGTGAGGGTCGCTGTCTAGGGGCGCTGATATTTGCAATCGGAACTGGCTCGGTTAAGTTGTTGTCAATTAGGATACCAATACCCGTATCATCGGCGGTAATGGCTAAGGACTCGATGTGGATATTTTGAGAAACTGCGATGTGGATTACAGGGTTGGGAGTTGCAGAGGTGA is a genomic window of Fischerella sp. PCC 9605 containing:
- a CDS encoding DUF6519 domain-containing protein translates to MDGDFSNWYFEQKDNFNGVLQQQGKVLLDTDWNAQTRITNNWQDTAGQDIIGGGVAAVPADQPDAFKVLEAGVDSDSKVQLTLASGRIWADGWLVYLDEKTKVSRQATYLKPPSQPPGDGIRDAVILEVWREAINGFQIPDRLIEPALGGPDTTERVYTAIALKLLRLDNQDTCSNISDKLQDNFDNKGKLTVSLQPPISKNGDCPVVAGGGYTGFEHNLYRIEIAQVNSNTPPMFKWSQFNGGLVGRGEFKDNKVRITGNLSAIASSGWSSFYLEAIEYDESLGYWKVTYGATVTLNGNELQLPNAPIFGAIPAAGNYVFFRLWNGIKKISDFLAAPNPNLLGDGIELAFDSADPDKYMPGDYWTFAVRAGEIGNPQILIHKQPPEGIHYHRVPLAILSWNANRKISFADGQIEDCRRIFQPLTRLGNCCTYSVGKQGHGDFDSIQKAVNHLPAAGGQICVLPGVYTENILIKDKQNITIRGCGDRSHITSATPNPVIHIAVSQNIHIESLAITADDTGIGILIDNNLTEPVPIANISAPRQRPSREITLADLHIQAVTRSAIETHVGELITIRDCRIQMKDVTSSWPAIFFVGEDSLIEGNVIHVIPEQQTTSSPSLAAFVAGTPLKATAGLGGLQLGGGSERVRVIDNLIQGGMGHGISLGSVVIRDQTGKDIGVFIAWAIDVGDPCRPKRPGSVYIPPDRGDRTPEFSAGAPLRDIHIEGNRIFDMGLSGISAIHFFNLDAQDEFITVDYLTIVGNEIRQCLHRDLEDIPQNMINSMGYGGIALADGSYLVIWDNVIENNGLNHLEPICGIFILHGEGIEISRNRILNNGAKNNQPANAAKDERRGGINIVFGVVPTVPVDLFRQGLPGQNGMPAIKVHDNIVSVPLGQALSLTALGAVSVVGNQFTSRGVILKTPAPSFIASTVAILNLGLSNELYGQLLAFLAVRNGQLGYMTHVPTVSNNTVMMPQRGLDDLRLGQILANGNVLFSNNQCVLDLLETGLSLSLSSILILSLDDIGFHNNQCDCSLLDDFVLSQAILFGFSVRVSDNRFKEGILNALFSAVTLGIMNMTTDNQSTHCLLIRGWGNMVVNQPNTVLLELFSRDICERYTSILGSFGRG
- a CDS encoding eCIS core domain-containing protein, encoding MNLALSTKNKPESAAKIGLNNASRPLIQRRSGLLENTLQRSSNRCACGGGCPRCQETAAIQTKLKIGEPGDEYEQEADRIADEVMRMPEPTIQRQMETEEEEEEEEEMVQRQAIAPPTHQTGVSQAPSIVDEVLRSPGSPLDSQTRLFMESRLGKDFSQVRVHTDPIAIASARMLNARAYTLGQNVVFDEGQYTPETLSGKRLLAHELVHTVQQTKRSEPHTLQREENQEDPEKAAQPKQEETDAAKVLQQGLDIVVDSLDSKNPKFKELKKEVTTQVTKELKNTWQSLSPTEKGVSIGFGAVTLGTLGAGFAADKQGRKRVVDFMDGKNLIVPPLSWIPYMPLSSFKFKRPEAGAKDDKTLDLSTTLTLTPYLKLLRKRYPKVPPLDASFDLKFEYDLATKDLQPTGGMFKLKIYQGISLSAGTVSTVSPLPEVTPTSEGGFAITQARLPKTTPAETAPGFQVMINVDLANIKGLPGKLDELFNKAFR